A genomic window from Nomascus leucogenys isolate Asia chromosome 10, Asia_NLE_v1, whole genome shotgun sequence includes:
- the FCHO1 gene encoding F-BAR domain only protein 1 isoform X1, which translates to MSYFGEHFWGEKNHGFEVLYHSVKQGPISTKELADFIRERATIEETYSKAMAKLSKLASNGTPMGTFAPLWEVFRVSSDKLALCHLELTRKLQDLIKDVLRYGEEQLKTHKKCKEEVVGTLDAVQVLSGVSQLLPKSRENYLNRCMDQERLRRESTSQKEMDKAETKTKKAAESLRRSVEKYNSARADFEQKMLDSALRFQAMEETHLRHMKALLGSYAHSVEDTHVQIGQVHEEFKQNIENISVEMLLRKFAESKGTGREKPGPLDFEAYSAAALQEAMKRLRGSKAFRLPGLSRREREPEPPAAVDFLEPDSGTCPEVDEEGFTVRPDVTQNSTAEPSRFSSSDSDFDDEEPRKFYVHIKPAPARAPACSPEAAAAQLRATAGSLILPPGPGGTMKRHSSRDAAGKPQRPRSAPRTSSCAERLQSEEQMSKNLFGPPLESAFDHEDFTGSSSLGFTSSPSPFSSSPENVEDSGLDSPSHAAPGPSPDSWVPRPGTPQSPPSCRAPPPEARGIRAPPLPDSPQPLAPSPGPWGLEALAGGDLMPAPADPTAREGLAAPPRRLRSRKVSCPLTRSNGDLSRSLSPSPLGSSAPSTALERPSFLSQTGHGVSRGPSPVVLGSQDALPIATAFTEYVHAYFRGHSPSCLARVTGELTMTFPAGIVRVFSGTPPPPVLSFRLVHTTPIEHFQPNADLLFSDPSQSDPETKDFWLNMAALTEALQRQAEQNPTASYYNVVLLRYQFSRPGPQSVPLQLSAHWQCGATLTQVSVEYGYRPGATAVPTPLTNVQILLPVGEPVTNVRLQPAATWNLEEKRLTWRLPDVSEAGGSGRLSASWEPLSGPSTPSPVAAQFTSEGATLSGVDLELVGSGYRMSLVKRRFATGMYLVSC; encoded by the exons GGCGAGAAAAATCATGGCTTTGAGGTCCTGTACCACAGCGTGAAGCAGGGGCCCATCTCCACCAAGGAGCTGGCGGACTTCATCCGGGAGAG GGCCACCATCGAGGAGACCTACTCGAAGGCGATGGCAAAACTCTCCAAGCTGGCCAGCAACGGGACCCCCATGGG GACCTTCGCCCCGCTTTGGGAGGTCTTCCGCGTCTCCTCGGACAAGCTGGCGCTGTGCCACCTGGAACTGACACGGAAATTACAGGATCTCATCAAGGACGTCCTACGCTACGGCGAGGAACAGCTCAAGACCCACAAGAAG TGCAAGGAGGAAGTGGTGGGCACCTTGGATGCTGTGCAGGTACTCTCGGGCGTCAGCCAGCTCCTACCCAAGTCCCGCGAGAACTACCTGAACCGTTGCATGGACCAGGAGCGGCTGCGGAGGGAGAGTACCAGCCAGAAGGAGATGGACAAG GCAGAGACTAAAACCAAGAAGGCAGCAGAGAGCCTGCGGCGCTCAGTGGAAAAATACAACTCAGCCCGAGCTGACTTTGAGCAGAAGATGCTGGACTCAGCCCTG CGCTTCCAAGCCATGGAGGAGACACACCTGAGGCACATGAAGGCACTGCTGGGCTCCTATGCTCACTCGGTGGAGGACACGCACGTGCAGATTGGGCAG GTGCATGAGGAATTTAAGCAGAACATCGAGAACATCAGCGTGGAGATGCTACTCAGGAAGTTTGCAGAGAGTAAGGGCACAGGCCGGGAGAAGCCAG GACCTCTGGACTTCGAGGCATACAGTGCGGCTGCCCTGCAGGAAG CGATGAAACGTTTGCGGGGATCCAAGGCCTTTCGCCTTCCGGGACTAAGCCGGCGGGAGCGGGAGCCAGAGCCACCTGCAGCTGT AGATTTCCTGGAGCCCGATTCAGGG ACATGTCCAGAGGTGGATGAAGAAGGTTTCACTGTCCGGCCTGATGTGACCCAGAACA GCACGGCCGAGCCCTCCCGTTTCTCGTCCAGCGACTCTGACTTCGACGATGAAGAGCCCCGCAAGTTCTACGTGCACATCAAGCCCGCCCCGGCCCGGGCTCCAGCCTGCAGCCCCGAGGCAGCAGCGGCACAGCTCAGGGCCACTGCGGGCAGCCTCATCCTTCCTCCTGGCCCAGGG GGCACCATGAAACGCCATTCTTCAC GGGACGCTGCTGGGAAACCCCAGAGACCTCGGTCTGCCCCCAGAACCAGCAG CTGTGCAGAGAGATTGCAGTCAGAGGAGCAGATGTCCAAGAACCTCTTTGGGCCGCCCCTGGAGTCAGCCTTTGACCACGAAGATTTTACAG GCTCTAGCAGCCTGGGCTTCACCTCCagcccctcccctttctcctcgTCGCCCGAAAACGTGGAGGATTCCGGCCTGGACTCTCCGTCCCACGCGGCACCTGGCCCCTCCCCAGATTCCTGGGTCCCCCGCCCAGGCACCCCGCAGAGCCCGCCCAGCTGTAGGGCGCCACCCCCAGAGGCCAGGGGTATCCGGGCACCGCCTCTGCCAGACTCGCCGCAGCCCCTCGCCCCGTCTCCAGGCCCCTGGGGGCTGGAGGCCTTGGCCGGAGGAG ACCTGATGCCTGCACCTGCTGACCCCACAGCCAGGGAGGGCCTGGCAGCCCCACCCAGGAGACTTCGCTCTAGGAAGGTGTCCTGCCCTCTCACACGTAGCAACGGGGACCTG TCTCGTTCCCTGAGCCCCTCCCCACTGGGCTCTTCAGCCCCCAGCACTGCCTTGGAACGGCCCAGCTTCTTATCCCAGACAGGACACG GAGTCTCCCGGGGTCCGAGCCCTGTGGTCCTGGGCTCCCAGGATGCCCTGCCCATAGCCACAGCCTTCACAGAGTATGTCCACGCCTACTTCCGTGGCCACAGCCCCAG CTGCCTGGCTCGAGTAACTGGGGAGCTGACCATGACCTTCCCTGCTGGCATCGTGCGTGTGTTCAGCgggaccccacccccacctgtcCTCAGCTTCCGGCTTGTACACACAACCCCTATTGAGCACTTCCAGCCCAACGCCGATCTGCTCTTCAG TGACCCCTCCCAGAGTGACCCTGAGACCAAAGACTTCTGGCTCAACATGGCAGCTCTGACCGAGGCCCTGCAGCGCCAGGCAGAGCAGAACCCCACCGCCTCCTACTACAACGTGGTGCTGCTGCGATACCAG TTCTCCCGCCCGGGTCCCCAGTCTGTGCCTCTGCAGCTCAGTGCCCACTGGCAGTGTGGGGCCACCCTCACCCAGGTCTCAGTGGAGTACGGCTACCGGCCTGGTGCCACGGCTGTGCCCACACCACTCACGAACGTCCAGATCCTGCTGCCTGTGGGGGAGCCTGTGACCAACGTCCGCCTGCAGCCGGCTGCCACCTG GAACCTGGAGGAGAAGCGGCTCACTTGGAGGCTTCCAGATGTGTCCGAGGCAGGgg GCTCTGGCCGCCTCTCTGCCAGCTGGGAGCCGCTCTCAGGGCCCAGCACACCCAGCCCCGTGGCCGCACAGTTCACCAGCGAGGGGGCCACTCTGTCGGGCGTGGACTTGGAACTGGTGGGCAGCGGTTACCGCATGTCGCTGGTGAAGAGGAGGTTTGCCACAG GGATGTACCTGGTGAGCTGCTGA
- the FCHO1 gene encoding F-BAR domain only protein 1 isoform X2, which translates to MSYFGEHFWGEKNHGFEVLYHSVKQGPISTKELADFIRERATIEETYSKAMAKLSKLASNGTPMGTFAPLWEVFRVSSDKLALCHLELTRKLQDLIKDVLRYGEEQLKTHKKCKEEVVGTLDAVQVLSGVSQLLPKSRENYLNRCMDQERLRRESTSQKEMDKAETKTKKAAESLRRSVEKYNSARADFEQKMLDSALRFQAMEETHLRHMKALLGSYAHSVEDTHVQIGQVHEEFKQNIENISVEMLLRKFAESKGTGREKPGPLDFEAYSAAALQEAMKRLRGSKAFRLPGLSRREREPEPPAAVDFLEPDSGTCPEVDEEGFTVRPDVTQNSTAEPSRFSSSDSDFDDEEPRKFYVHIKPAPARAPACSPEAAAAQLRATAGSLILPPGPGGTMKRHSSRDAAGKPQRPRSAPRTSSCAERLQSEEQMSKNLFGPPLESAFDHEDFTDSWVPRPGTPQSPPSCRAPPPEARGIRAPPLPDSPQPLAPSPGPWGLEALAGGDLMPAPADPTAREGLAAPPRRLRSRKVSCPLTRSNGDLSRSLSPSPLGSSAPSTALERPSFLSQTGHGVSRGPSPVVLGSQDALPIATAFTEYVHAYFRGHSPSCLARVTGELTMTFPAGIVRVFSGTPPPPVLSFRLVHTTPIEHFQPNADLLFSDPSQSDPETKDFWLNMAALTEALQRQAEQNPTASYYNVVLLRYQFSRPGPQSVPLQLSAHWQCGATLTQVSVEYGYRPGATAVPTPLTNVQILLPVGEPVTNVRLQPAATWNLEEKRLTWRLPDVSEAGGSGRLSASWEPLSGPSTPSPVAAQFTSEGATLSGVDLELVGSGYRMSLVKRRFATGMYLVSC; encoded by the exons GGCGAGAAAAATCATGGCTTTGAGGTCCTGTACCACAGCGTGAAGCAGGGGCCCATCTCCACCAAGGAGCTGGCGGACTTCATCCGGGAGAG GGCCACCATCGAGGAGACCTACTCGAAGGCGATGGCAAAACTCTCCAAGCTGGCCAGCAACGGGACCCCCATGGG GACCTTCGCCCCGCTTTGGGAGGTCTTCCGCGTCTCCTCGGACAAGCTGGCGCTGTGCCACCTGGAACTGACACGGAAATTACAGGATCTCATCAAGGACGTCCTACGCTACGGCGAGGAACAGCTCAAGACCCACAAGAAG TGCAAGGAGGAAGTGGTGGGCACCTTGGATGCTGTGCAGGTACTCTCGGGCGTCAGCCAGCTCCTACCCAAGTCCCGCGAGAACTACCTGAACCGTTGCATGGACCAGGAGCGGCTGCGGAGGGAGAGTACCAGCCAGAAGGAGATGGACAAG GCAGAGACTAAAACCAAGAAGGCAGCAGAGAGCCTGCGGCGCTCAGTGGAAAAATACAACTCAGCCCGAGCTGACTTTGAGCAGAAGATGCTGGACTCAGCCCTG CGCTTCCAAGCCATGGAGGAGACACACCTGAGGCACATGAAGGCACTGCTGGGCTCCTATGCTCACTCGGTGGAGGACACGCACGTGCAGATTGGGCAG GTGCATGAGGAATTTAAGCAGAACATCGAGAACATCAGCGTGGAGATGCTACTCAGGAAGTTTGCAGAGAGTAAGGGCACAGGCCGGGAGAAGCCAG GACCTCTGGACTTCGAGGCATACAGTGCGGCTGCCCTGCAGGAAG CGATGAAACGTTTGCGGGGATCCAAGGCCTTTCGCCTTCCGGGACTAAGCCGGCGGGAGCGGGAGCCAGAGCCACCTGCAGCTGT AGATTTCCTGGAGCCCGATTCAGGG ACATGTCCAGAGGTGGATGAAGAAGGTTTCACTGTCCGGCCTGATGTGACCCAGAACA GCACGGCCGAGCCCTCCCGTTTCTCGTCCAGCGACTCTGACTTCGACGATGAAGAGCCCCGCAAGTTCTACGTGCACATCAAGCCCGCCCCGGCCCGGGCTCCAGCCTGCAGCCCCGAGGCAGCAGCGGCACAGCTCAGGGCCACTGCGGGCAGCCTCATCCTTCCTCCTGGCCCAGGG GGCACCATGAAACGCCATTCTTCAC GGGACGCTGCTGGGAAACCCCAGAGACCTCGGTCTGCCCCCAGAACCAGCAG CTGTGCAGAGAGATTGCAGTCAGAGGAGCAGATGTCCAAGAACCTCTTTGGGCCGCCCCTGGAGTCAGCCTTTGACCACGAAGATTTTACAG ATTCCTGGGTCCCCCGCCCAGGCACCCCGCAGAGCCCGCCCAGCTGTAGGGCGCCACCCCCAGAGGCCAGGGGTATCCGGGCACCGCCTCTGCCAGACTCGCCGCAGCCCCTCGCCCCGTCTCCAGGCCCCTGGGGGCTGGAGGCCTTGGCCGGAGGAG ACCTGATGCCTGCACCTGCTGACCCCACAGCCAGGGAGGGCCTGGCAGCCCCACCCAGGAGACTTCGCTCTAGGAAGGTGTCCTGCCCTCTCACACGTAGCAACGGGGACCTG TCTCGTTCCCTGAGCCCCTCCCCACTGGGCTCTTCAGCCCCCAGCACTGCCTTGGAACGGCCCAGCTTCTTATCCCAGACAGGACACG GAGTCTCCCGGGGTCCGAGCCCTGTGGTCCTGGGCTCCCAGGATGCCCTGCCCATAGCCACAGCCTTCACAGAGTATGTCCACGCCTACTTCCGTGGCCACAGCCCCAG CTGCCTGGCTCGAGTAACTGGGGAGCTGACCATGACCTTCCCTGCTGGCATCGTGCGTGTGTTCAGCgggaccccacccccacctgtcCTCAGCTTCCGGCTTGTACACACAACCCCTATTGAGCACTTCCAGCCCAACGCCGATCTGCTCTTCAG TGACCCCTCCCAGAGTGACCCTGAGACCAAAGACTTCTGGCTCAACATGGCAGCTCTGACCGAGGCCCTGCAGCGCCAGGCAGAGCAGAACCCCACCGCCTCCTACTACAACGTGGTGCTGCTGCGATACCAG TTCTCCCGCCCGGGTCCCCAGTCTGTGCCTCTGCAGCTCAGTGCCCACTGGCAGTGTGGGGCCACCCTCACCCAGGTCTCAGTGGAGTACGGCTACCGGCCTGGTGCCACGGCTGTGCCCACACCACTCACGAACGTCCAGATCCTGCTGCCTGTGGGGGAGCCTGTGACCAACGTCCGCCTGCAGCCGGCTGCCACCTG GAACCTGGAGGAGAAGCGGCTCACTTGGAGGCTTCCAGATGTGTCCGAGGCAGGgg GCTCTGGCCGCCTCTCTGCCAGCTGGGAGCCGCTCTCAGGGCCCAGCACACCCAGCCCCGTGGCCGCACAGTTCACCAGCGAGGGGGCCACTCTGTCGGGCGTGGACTTGGAACTGGTGGGCAGCGGTTACCGCATGTCGCTGGTGAAGAGGAGGTTTGCCACAG GGATGTACCTGGTGAGCTGCTGA